The Actinomycetes bacterium genome includes a region encoding these proteins:
- the ilvC gene encoding ketol-acid reductoisomerase — MAELYYDDDADLSVIQGRNVAVLGYGSQGHAHALSLRDSGVDVRVGLPEGSKSRERADAEGLRVVTPFEACEEADLVMVLAPDPVQRRLFEEAIEPNLVDGDALFFGHGLNIRYDLVRPPAGVDVCMVAPKGPGHLVRRQFVDGRGVPVLVAVEQDATGNAWDLVKSYAKGIGGTRAGAIRTTFTEETETDLFGEQAVLCGGLSELIKAGFETLIEAGYQPEVAYFECLHEVKLIVDLMYEGGISKMYWSVSETAEYGGYTRGPRLVTDATKAEMRKILGEITDGSFAREWMAEYDGGLTKYKRYYQENTEHPVEQTGRRLRPMMSWISEGE; from the coding sequence GTGGCTGAGCTCTACTACGACGACGACGCCGACCTGTCGGTCATCCAGGGCCGCAACGTGGCCGTCCTCGGCTACGGCAGCCAGGGCCACGCGCACGCGCTCTCGCTGCGCGACTCCGGCGTCGACGTGCGCGTCGGCCTGCCGGAGGGCTCGAAGAGCCGCGAGCGGGCCGACGCGGAGGGGCTGCGGGTCGTCACGCCGTTCGAGGCCTGCGAGGAGGCCGACCTGGTCATGGTGCTGGCGCCGGACCCGGTCCAGCGCAGGCTCTTCGAGGAGGCGATCGAGCCCAACCTGGTCGACGGCGACGCGCTGTTCTTCGGTCACGGCCTGAACATCCGCTACGACCTGGTCCGGCCGCCGGCCGGCGTCGACGTGTGCATGGTGGCGCCGAAGGGGCCCGGCCACCTCGTCCGCCGCCAGTTCGTCGACGGGCGCGGCGTCCCGGTCCTGGTCGCGGTCGAGCAGGACGCGACGGGCAACGCGTGGGACCTGGTGAAGTCCTACGCCAAGGGCATCGGCGGCACCCGCGCCGGAGCCATCAGGACGACCTTCACCGAGGAGACGGAGACCGACCTCTTCGGGGAGCAGGCCGTGTTGTGCGGCGGGCTCTCCGAGCTCATCAAGGCCGGGTTCGAGACGCTGATCGAGGCCGGCTACCAGCCGGAGGTCGCCTACTTCGAGTGCCTGCACGAGGTGAAGCTGATCGTCGACCTGATGTACGAGGGCGGCATCTCGAAGATGTACTGGTCGGTCTCCGAGACCGCCGAGTACGGCGGCTACACGCGCGGCCCGAGGCTGGTCACCGACGCCACGAAGGCCGAGATGAGGAAGATCCTGGGCGAGATCACCGACGGGTCCTTCGCCCGCGAGTGGATGGCGGAGTACGACGGCGGCCTCACCAAGTACAAGCGCTACTACCAGGAGAACACCGAGCACCCGGTGGAGCAGACCGGGCGCAGGCTGCGGCCGATGATGAGCTGGATCTCCGAGGGGGAGTGA